One region of Thermovenabulum gondwanense genomic DNA includes:
- the yfcE gene encoding phosphodiesterase — translation MKIGLISDTHGSAEAFLKAFDIIKDCDLIVHTGDVLYHGPRNPLPAGYDPQRLARLLNECKQPIVAACGNCDAAIDQMLLRFPIQNSYALIYTYAKKIVAIHGHDKPLEEWLNLCNDWGVDFLIAGHTHVKTIEKIGNVILINPGSPSLPKDGIPSCGIILEDVVKLYNIESKEVILEYKLV, via the coding sequence ATGAAAATCGGTTTAATAAGTGATACCCATGGAAGTGCAGAAGCCTTTTTGAAAGCCTTCGATATTATTAAAGACTGCGACCTCATAGTGCACACGGGGGATGTTTTATACCATGGCCCGAGAAACCCGCTGCCTGCAGGTTATGACCCGCAAAGATTAGCCCGTTTATTAAACGAATGTAAACAACCTATTGTTGCAGCCTGCGGTAATTGCGATGCCGCTATAGACCAGATGCTGTTGAGGTTTCCCATTCAAAACAGCTATGCTTTAATATATACTTATGCAAAAAAAATAGTGGCCATTCACGGCCACGATAAACCCCTTGAGGAATGGTTGAACTTATGTAATGATTGGGGTGTGGATTTTTTAATTGCAGGACATACACATGTTAAAACTATTGAAAAAATAGGCAATGTAATACTTATAAATCCCGGCTCACCCTCTTTGCCGAAGGACGGTATTCCTTCCTGCGGAATAATCCTCGAGGATGTGGTAAAACTTTATAATATTGAGTCAAAAGAAGTGATATTAGAATATAAATTAGTATAG